The Eleutherodactylus coqui strain aEleCoq1 chromosome 6, aEleCoq1.hap1, whole genome shotgun sequence genome window below encodes:
- the SLC25A29 gene encoding mitochondrial basic amino acids transporter isoform X1, whose product MALDFLAGCAGGAAGVLVGHPFDTVKVRLQVQSVSKPLYRGTIHCFESIIKQESAWGLYKGVGSPMMGLTFINALVFGVQGNTLRYLGADTPANQFLAGAAAGSIQCVICCPMELAKTRMQLQGTGEYKSKSKTYKNSLDCLVKIHRKEGLRGINRGMVTTFLRETPSFGFYFLTYDYLSRYLGCEINDSLIIPKLLLAGGMSGIVSWLSTYPIDVIKSRLQADGIGGVNNYNGILDCVRKSYEVEGWRVFTRGLTSTLLRAFPVNAATFATVTMFLMYMRSENTINECDTGPALQQPTSM is encoded by the exons ATGGCGTTGGATTTCCTGGCTGGATGCGCAGGAG GTGCTGCTGGTGTATTAGTTGGACATCCATTTGATACAGTAAAG GTGCGACTGCAGGTTCAGAGTGTGTCCAAACCCCTTTACCGAGGGACCATTCATTGCTTCGAGTCCATTATCAAACAGGAATCT GCATGGGGACTATACAAAGGAGTCGGATCACCAATGATGGGGTTGACGTTCATCAACGCACTTGTGTTCGGAGTTCAAGGAAACACCCTGAGATACCTCGGCGCCGACACTCCAGCAAACCAGTTTCTGGCTGGAGCAGCAGCTGGCTCCATCCAGTGTGTGATATGCTGTCCGATGGAACTGGCAAAGACCAGGATGCAACTCCAAGGAACCGGTGAATACAAATCAAAATCCAAGACCTACAAGAATTCCTTGGACTGTTTGGTAAAGATTCACCGCAAAGAAGGACTGAGGGGGATTAATAGAGGCATGGTTACCACATTCCTCAGGGAGACCCCAAGTTTTGGCTTCTACTTCTTGACCTACGACTATCTCTCCAGGTATCTTGGATGTGAGATCAACGACAGTCTCATCATCCCGAAGCTGCTGCTTGCGGGAGGTATGTCGGGTATTGTGTCTTGGCTATCGACTTACCCAATTGATGTTATTAAGTCACGACTGCAAGCCGACGGCATTGGTGGGGTCAACAACTACAACGGCATTCTGGACTGCGTGAGAAAGAGCTACGAAGTTGAAGGCTGGAGAGTATTTACTAGGGGTCTGACGTCCACATTACTCAGAGCCTTTCCCGTCAATGCTGCCACGTTCGCCACGGTCACCATGTTCCTTATGTACATGAGGTCTGAAAATACCATCAATGAATGTGATACCGGCCCAGCGTTACAGCAGCCGACCAGCATGTAA
- the SLC25A29 gene encoding mitochondrial basic amino acids transporter isoform X2: MMGLTFINALVFGVQGNTLRYLGADTPANQFLAGAAAGSIQCVICCPMELAKTRMQLQGTGEYKSKSKTYKNSLDCLVKIHRKEGLRGINRGMVTTFLRETPSFGFYFLTYDYLSRYLGCEINDSLIIPKLLLAGGMSGIVSWLSTYPIDVIKSRLQADGIGGVNNYNGILDCVRKSYEVEGWRVFTRGLTSTLLRAFPVNAATFATVTMFLMYMRSENTINECDTGPALQQPTSM; the protein is encoded by the coding sequence ATGATGGGGTTGACGTTCATCAACGCACTTGTGTTCGGAGTTCAAGGAAACACCCTGAGATACCTCGGCGCCGACACTCCAGCAAACCAGTTTCTGGCTGGAGCAGCAGCTGGCTCCATCCAGTGTGTGATATGCTGTCCGATGGAACTGGCAAAGACCAGGATGCAACTCCAAGGAACCGGTGAATACAAATCAAAATCCAAGACCTACAAGAATTCCTTGGACTGTTTGGTAAAGATTCACCGCAAAGAAGGACTGAGGGGGATTAATAGAGGCATGGTTACCACATTCCTCAGGGAGACCCCAAGTTTTGGCTTCTACTTCTTGACCTACGACTATCTCTCCAGGTATCTTGGATGTGAGATCAACGACAGTCTCATCATCCCGAAGCTGCTGCTTGCGGGAGGTATGTCGGGTATTGTGTCTTGGCTATCGACTTACCCAATTGATGTTATTAAGTCACGACTGCAAGCCGACGGCATTGGTGGGGTCAACAACTACAACGGCATTCTGGACTGCGTGAGAAAGAGCTACGAAGTTGAAGGCTGGAGAGTATTTACTAGGGGTCTGACGTCCACATTACTCAGAGCCTTTCCCGTCAATGCTGCCACGTTCGCCACGGTCACCATGTTCCTTATGTACATGAGGTCTGAAAATACCATCAATGAATGTGATACCGGCCCAGCGTTACAGCAGCCGACCAGCATGTAA